AATGAGATAGTTCAACTGGCACTGGATAATCCGACTCGTCACGATGAGCGTGCAGAATCCGCTGCATCAGTGCTTGGAAAGAAATCTGCTACCCGCTTCCTTGAGGAGTTCTTGAATGTAGAAACACGCTTATTAACAAGTGGTGAACACGACAAGATGACTGGTGAAATTTACAGAGGGCTTCAATCTCGTATTGAATATGTGTCAGGGCCTTCTCTTGTTGCTGCGGTTCTTACGCGATCAGCACTGGCGGACAATCAAGAGATAGAAAGATTAGCAAATATCCTTTCACGTCCACGCCATATAGAGACTGGACAAGAGAGACCTTACGACTCGGAATCGACCAAGACAATTCAGGAATTGGTAAAAGACTGGGGTGAACGTTTGCTTGTATCTAACGACTCTACTCGTAGGCAAAAACTCAGTGTAGCAAATCTTGCGCGCCGTGTGCCATCTGTGAGCCTCTTGCCTATCTTGAAGCGTTTGCTGGATGATAACCTACAACGCTATCGGACTTTTCTGTCTGTCTTGCGACAACAAAGTAAACCAAATTACCAGTCTCAACGGTCTGCGTATCATGAGTATCAGAGTATTGTTCAAGAAGTCCAGCGGCCTATGACTTGCAAGTATTATCCTATTTTCTTGGCGATTAACGCACCAGAGACATCTGACATGATGCGAGCGTATTTGACGGATGAGCATTTTGGTGAATTTGCAGCAAAAGTAATTGCCAAACAATGGCAGATTGCAAACGAGTCTCCATCAGAAAAGCGTTCTTTCTCTTTGATTGGTATAGATTTCTCTGGCGTGAAAGAGAAAAGATTAGACCGTGCTGATAATCCGAACAAGACTTCGCCGGGAGCAGAAGCAATATTTGCCGTAATAGACTCATTAATAGCGAAAGGTGCAACGGATGAGCAGAAGAATCTCGCCGTAAAACTTGGAATCGCCGCCTCACGGTTACCGCATGGGCAACGTGATGATACGATTCAGCAACTTATTGCCTTATCACCAACAAGGCAAGACCGCGAAAGATTGCTTCTTCATCTGGCTCTTTCCGGAAAAGACATAGATGCAGAGATTGTGGCTAATAGTATTGCTGAAATCATTGAGAAGACGCCAAACAAGAACGACGAATTACAAGCATGGATGAGTCTTTTACCATTTGTTGATTATCCTACGAAGATATTAAATGTGATCCGCAAAATGCCTCCAGAACAACGGGACCCTCGTCTCTTTAGAGATATGATAAAAGCCTTTGGCGATTCCACTTCGGAACGCGCAGAAGATGCTTTCTTTAATCTTGCTAAAGAAGATCCACGGTTTTATTCTATCTATGAGTGGCAAACGACCGCTTTCCAATTTGGAACTTCCAATTCTGCGCACTACATTCTTGATCTGACTGCCCAAGGTGTCTTTGAAGGTGGTTCAATGGCAGACAGTCATCTAATAAAGGAACTAGGAAATATAATTGCCTCAAGCCCTGATATACGCATGTATGCGTACGAATTGTTGAAAAAAAGGCCTATTTTGCATGGGCATGTGAAGATCGCTCAAGCGGTTGCGTGGAATCCCGATGAAGATGGAGTCTTTTTGCTAATCAAATTTGAAGAAGAGTCAAGATGCTCCTCTCTCGCCACACAAGCCGTTGAGAAAATTACTACCAAGCATGTTCCATCGGAGATTCCAAAGAATAATGCATTCAGAGTAGTGCCTATCCCTGCTAATAGATTGAGAGAAAAACTGCTTGCACTAACGACGGACGGGAGTCTCTCGGATACGGCTGCTCGCTTGCTACGTCATATAGACCGGATTAGGGACGAGGTAGGAATTCCAGAATCTGAGACACGACATCCTGATTTAGGGTCTGGGAAGCCATGGCCTATTTTGATACCAGACCCTGTTGCGACCGCGACAAACTCAATTCACTTAACAAAAAACCTATGAGTCAAAAGATCAAAACCTGTCATTGTAGGGACTTGGAGACAACCGGCTGTTCCGATTCAAAAGGAGTATTGTTTGCTGTAAAGAAACAGAATTGTAGGTAGTTTGGTTGACAAGACAGAAGTATCAGAATAGTATCACTTCATTATGAAGACTGAACTTGTAACCACACTCAAGCGGCAGGCGACAAAAATCCTTGCCGACCTTCGCAAAACAAAAGAGCCGGTGTTGATTACCGAACACGGGAAGCCGTCCGCGTATCTTGTGGATGTTGGCGACTACGAGATGACGCAGAGGCGCGTGGATATGTTGGAGAAGTTGCTTGAGGCGGAAATGGACATAGCAAGCGGGCGGGTCTACACGCAGGAAGAGATGGAAGCAGAGTTTGAGAAGAAGTGGCCAGAATAATTTGGTCTGAGCGGGCAAGGAATGACTTGAGAGATGTTGTGGACTTCATCTCTTTTGACAACCCTGTCGCCGCGCAGGTTTTACACAGCAAGATTCTTTCCGGCGTTAAGCGTTTGGGCGATTTTCCTCATTCAGGGCGCAAAGTTCCCGAATTGCGGGAGTATCTGCCGAATTTCAGGGAGATTGTTGTTACTCCCTGCAGGGTGATTTACAAGGTTAAAAACGAGAAGGTATATGTTCTGAGGGTTATAAGGACTGAAAGGGCGTTGCGCCTTTACATGCTTGGGAGTGACAGCGGTGAGCGGAAAAAGGTTTTACATGAGGGAAGGTAAGATGGTGCTACTGTTACCTTAACATCTGCAACATCTTGTAGTCCTGCCCATTCTCAAGCAACTTTGCAACTCATCACAATTGAGTCATCGGGAATATTAGACACATCCACAAGCACCTTTGCCCTTCTGGGAGTGCCGCCCGAATTCCTAAAGCCCTCTTGGAAAGACCCGCTACATTGATTGAGCCCTTCTTTGTTCAGGCAGACAAAATGAACCTCAGACAGAACAAATTCAGTTTTGCGCCTTCTTGACATTGCCCCTCTCTCTATCCTCTTCTTTTCATAATCACTCTTCCCGCCTTTCAGTTCATCATGCCACTTCTTGAAGGTTCTTTCCTCATCATTGTATTCAACCTCCCCTATGGCAAGAACAAGCCCGTAATAGCCATAATCGTCAATGGTATCTACAACTGCCTCCGTATCGTTTGTAATGACTTTATGGCTTGTTGTGTTTGCTGCATGCGCCTTAAAGTCCCACGAGATTGCATTAAACCCGTCAAACTCCACATTGCCATACTTCTTTCCCGGAATTTCCATAATATCGGCAAACCCGTTTTCACACAGAAACTGAAAGTAAAACCCCGCCCATTCCATCTGTTTCCAATGTTTGTAGCCGACATTTTTCATTTCAAGAATAGACTCCCTGCCGTCCCATACCACAGGCATCTTCGCGCAAACGGCTTTCATTTTCTTAACCGCATTTTTAACCTCACCGGATACGCTCATAACGCGAAAAGCCCTACTCTCTCTTCGTCAAAATCTTCCTCATTATCGTCTTTGACCCTGTAGTTGCCCGAATTCAACCTCTCCAGCGCAAACTCATAATACTCCCGCACAATCTCAAACCCCGCATACCTTCTGTTCCTCATCTTGCTGACAACGGCAACCTGCCCCGAACCCAGAAACGGGTCCAGAACCAAATCCCCCTCTTTGCTTGAGTAATCAAGAATCTTCTCAATGATTTCAGCCGGGAGCTTGGTCGGCGTTTTCTTATCGCCTTGCCAATACTCTCTTTTTATATCCCATACATCCTCTTTGTCTTTGTAGTGAGCCGAGCCGCCGTTTGCTGTCTTTTCTTCCTTGCCAAAGCGGGAAAACGGGTAAAACCGCCTTTTGCTGTCATCCTTGCAAAGAAACAGACAATGATAATGAGAAGTTACATACTTCCTCTTTGTTGTTACGCCAAACTGGTATTTCCAAATCAGATGGTTGATCGTTGTAAGCCCGCATTCGTCTATTGCTATCAGAATTTCTTTAAGATGATTCCAGCCGGAAAAGACATACATACTGCCGGACTGTTTGAGAACTCTGGACGCCTGAGAAAGCCAGTTTAAGGTAAAAGTTTGATAATCATTGCCTTTGATTTCATTGTATCCCTCAATAACACGGCTTTCTTTTCTGTTGTAGTTTGCTCTGCTTGCTTTGAAATCAATGGCGAAAGGCGGGTCTGTAACAATCAAATCAACGCATTCACCGGGCATTGTTTGCATCAATTCCACGCAGTTACCGCGCTTGATTGTGTCTATAAATTCACTGACGGGCATATCACCTCTTCATCCGATACCTCAACATCTGCAACATCTCATAATCCTGCTCATTCTTAATCAACGCCCCCGCATACGGCGGGTCTTCCTCCGTTATATCAAACTTCTCCAACTCTCCCGCCGCTATCTTTCCGGCGGTCAGAAGCTTGATCCAGTCAATCAACTCGCTTGTGGACGGCTTTTTCTTCAGCCCGTCTATCTCGCGCAATGAGTAGAAAATCTCAAGCGCGCTGTTCAGCAACTTCTTTTCAAGTCCGGGGTGGTGAACCTCAACTATCGCCTTCAATGTCTCAACATCAGGGAAAGTTATGTAGTGAAAGAAGCAACGGCGCAGAAACGCATCCGGCAACTCCTTCTCATTGTTTGAAGTGATAATGACAACCGGGCGGTTCACCGCCTTGACGGTCTTCCGCAACTCGTAGCAATAAAACTCCATCTTGTCCAACTCAAGCAGCAGGTCGTTTGGAAACTCTATGTCCGCCTTGTCTATCTCGTCTATCAGAAGCACCGACTGCTCTTTGGATTCAAAGGCGTCCCACAGTTTGCCCTTCTCTATGTAGTTTGCGATGTCTTTGACTTTTTCATCACCCAACTGGGAATCACGAAGGCGGGCGACGGCGTCATACTCGTAAAGCCCCTGCTGGGCGGTGGTTGTGGACTTCACATGCCAGGTTATAAGAGACTTGCCAAGCGCCTCGGCTATCTCAAACGCCAGCATGGTTTTGCCCGTTCCCGGCTCCCCTTTGACAAGGAGAGGCCTCTCAAGCGTTATGGACGCATTGACCGCAAGGATAAGGTCTCTGGTCGCCACATACCGCTCTGTTCCCTCAAACTGTTGTTGCTTCTGCCGTGCCATTATGAAAGATAAAACTACTCGCCCGCGCGCGTGTTATCAAACCGCTACGACCATGGCTCTTTGTAGTAGTAAACAAAGTTTGCGACTTTGGGGCGTTCCGTCCAGCCCATTTTCTTGTAGAAACCCCTTTTGTAGGACGGTTTTTCTTTTCCGTTTGTTACCATAAGGCGGAAACAGTCCCTCCGTTTTCCCTCGTCCATAACAGCCGAAAGAAGAAGCGTCCCCGCGCCCGTCCCCGCCGCTGAAGGGCTGACAAACACATCGGAGACGTAGCCCTCATAACCGGCAAGCATGATGAACGGGACCCAGTGAACATTGACAAACCCGACCACCCCGCCGCCGCCGTCTTCGGCGACAAGAAGCGTGTGCCCTTCGGGGTCGGAGGACGAGACGCTTATCAGTTTTTCTATCGGTTCTGAAACCTCTTCGGGCGCAAGGGCGTTTCTCCTCTCAGACCAGCCTATGTCTATGAGTATCTGAGCCATCGCGCCCGCGTCTTCACGCCGCGCCATGCGGACGGCAAGGTTTTTGTCTGTCATGCCTCTCCCTGCTTTCTTTTAGGGCGCAACTGCAAATCACCGCCGCAATTTTTGCAAATGCCGTTGTTCTCGCTTGCGCACTGTAGGCAATACGTGCACTCGTAGGAGCAAATCATAGCATCAGAGGTCGGTTCAAGTTTGATATTGCACTGAAGGCATTCATTTTTCATTTCAAGCATACTTGAGATTATCCTTTCTTTGCTTTTGCCGGGGCTTTTGTTGTCTTCTTCTTTGTTTCCGCCTTTTTCTCTTTGGCTTCTTCCGTGGTCTTCTTCGCTCTGACACGCCTCCTGACCTTGACAACTTCCACCTCTTTCTTCGTCTTCGCCGCTTTTTTCTTTTTGCCCTCTTCCTCCGGCTTTGCCGCCTTCTTTGCTTTGGTCTCTTCCTCTTTTATGGTCTTTGCCCCTTTCTTTGCCTTTTTCAGGGTCTGAATCAGGGCTTCCAGTCTTTCAATCGTTTCGGGGGCGGAAAGTCTCCCCGCAAGACGGTAGCGGTCTTCCTTGTTGAACAGTTTCCTCACCTTGCCCGTAATGTGCGCCTTCGCCTTTTTGCCGCCGGAATCCGAATTCAAAAGACGCTCCGCTTCTGCGAGCGCGGTGCGGGCGGCCTCTCCGGACAGGCATATACGGTTGATAATGCCCAGTTCACGCGCATCCAGGGCGTTGTAAATCTCCCCCCTTTTCATTATGCGCTTGCCCCGCCGCGTGCCGAGCGCCCCTGTTACCAGAGCGGCAAGGGAAATAGGCATTGGAAACCCGATGGTTTCCTCGTTCAGTCCTATGCGCGGTTTCCCCTCTTCGGCAATCCTTATGTCGCAGCACAGCGCAAGCAAGCACCCCCCGGCAATGGCATGCCCGCCTATCGCCGCAATAACCGGAGCGGGATGCTCAAGCACGGCAACCATTGAACTGAAAAACCGCTCAAACCAGACGTCAATCTCCTTTTTGTCTCCCCGGCGGAACAGAGGCACGCACTCATCAAGGTCAAGACCCGAAGAGAACGTCTTTGCAGCGGACGCAAGCACTACGGGCTTTGAAGGGTGTTTTTCGGCAAGGGAGGAAAATGCGGAGCGAAGGTCTTCAAAGAAACCTTCATTCATGACTCCGACCGGATTGGAGTTCATGGAGACAAGCGCCGCTTTCTCCGTTAATTCAATATCCCACGGCATTTCGGCGTGAAAACTAACGGAAACCGGCCATATGTGCAAACCTTTTGATGACAGGGAAGCCCGGCGCGTGTATAATCAGACCCGTATTTTTCGCCCGATGCCACAAAATCCGTCTGAGACAAATTGCAGCAGCGAAGCCGAAGCCCTTGAGCACGGGCTTTCTTCTCAGGAATATTCCCTGATACAAAAAACACTCGGCAGAGAACCCAACCGGGTTGAGACGGGCATTCTCGGCGCGATGTGGTCGGAGCACTGCTCCTACAAGAGCTCAAGGGTTCATCTGAGCAAATTCCCCACGGAGGGCAAGGCCGTGGTTCACGGGCCCGGAGAGAACGCCGGGGTGATGGATATAGGCGGCGGCCTGTGTGTTGTGTTCAAAATGGAAAGCCACAACCACCCCTCTTTTATAGAGCCCTGTCAGGGCGCGGCAACCGGCGTCGGGGGCATACTGAGAGACATCTTCACCATGGGAGCGAGGCCCGTGGCAATTCTTGACTCTCTCAGATTTGGCGACCCGTCTCTTGACAAGACACGGTTTCTTGTGGACGGAGTCGTATCGGGCATAGCGGAATACGGCAACTGCGTGGGCGTGCCGACAGTCGGGGGCGAGATTGATTTTGATGAATGCTACAACGGAAACCCCCTTGTTAACGTTCTGGCGGTCGGCATAGCGCGAAAGGACGGAATCTTCACAGGGTGCGCGGCGGGCGTGGGCAACTCAGTCATATATGTCGGCTCAAAAACCGGCAGGGACGGCATCAAAGGCGCTGTTATGGCGTCTGATGTTTTTGGCGATGAAACCTCATCAGACCGCCCCACTGTTCAAATCGGAGACCCCTTTACGGAAAAACTGCTTATAGAGGCGTGTATGGAACTTTTTGAGACGGACGCAGTGGTTGGCATACAGGACATGGGAGCGGCGGGGCTTACCTCGTCTTCCGCGGAGATGGCGGAGCGGAGCGGAAACGGGATATGGATTGAGTGCGGCAAAATCCCCCGGCGCGAAGAGGGAATGACGCCTTATGAAATTATGCTGTCCGAATCTCAGGAAAGGATGCTTGCCGTGATAAAAAAAGGCAGGGAGGACGATGCGAGAAAAGTTTTTGAAAAATGGGGTCTTGATTTTTCCGTAATCGGGCGGGTTACCGGAGACAACAGGCTTGTTGTCGCCGAAAACGGCGAGCCGGTGGCGGACCTTCCCGTCAACCTCATTGCGGACGCGCCGAAATACTCAAGGCCGATGAAAAAACCGGCATCCCCTCCCCCATCTCCCTCCCCTATTCCCGAAGGCGGGGAGAAGGAGAATTTTATCAGGATGCTCTCCTCGCCGTCCTGCGCGAGCAAACGCTGGATATACGGGCAGTATGACCACATGGTGGGAACGGCCACCGTTTTGCCCCCCGGCGGGTCGGATGCGTCCGTTATCCGCATAAGAGGAGAGGCAAAGGGGCTTGCTTTGACTTCCAACTGCAACTCCCGTTACTGTCTTCTGAATCCCAGAGAGGGAGCGAAGGCGGCGGTTGCCGAAAGCGCCAGAAATATCGCGTGTGTGGGGGCAAGGCCTCTGGGCATTACTGATTGCCTCAATTTTGGCAATCCGGAAAACCCCGAAGTCATGTGGCAGTTCTCCGAGGCCGTGGAGGGAATCTCGGAGGCCGCAGAGTATTTTTCAACTCCCGTAGTCAGCGGAAACGTCAGTTTGTATAACGAAACCGCCGGGGTTTCAATAAATCCCACTCCCATTATAGGAATGGTCGGAATCATTGACGATATTTCCAAAACGGTTGCCAAGCGTTTCAGGGACGAAGGGGATTTGATTTTTATCGCGGGGCGGACGTTTGAAGATATGGGAGGAAGTCTTTTTTCCGCGCTACTTGCCGGTGAAGTTGCGGGCGAGCCGCCTTCCGTGAATCTTGAAAGCGAGATGGGGCTGGTTTTGTCCTTGGTGGAGTGCTGCGGGAAGGGTATAATCAAGTCAGCTCATGATGTTTCAGAGGGAGGTCTGGGCATTGCTCTCGCCGAGTGTTGCTTTTCCGGAATTGACGGTAATGTCGGGTTCTCAGTGCTCCTTGACGGGGTATGCCCCGGAGTCGGGAACGGCAACGTGATTCTCTTTTCCGAATCTCAGGCGCGCGCCGTTGTTACCTCAAGCCCTGAGAATGAGAAGCAAATCACCGATGTTTTTCTCTCTCACAAAATCCCGTTTCAAAAGGTCGGAGTGGTAACGGGCGACGGAGTTATGGAGTTTGAGGGTATGTTTTCAACAGGGCTTCGGGAGGCCATGGGGTTGTGGCTTGAGGGCTTTGAAAAATCCCTGACCCGCCGGACGGTATGAGATCTCAACTGAAAGAAGAGTGCGGGGTTTTCGGCATCTTTGGCAACAAGGAGGCGGCAAATCTCGCCTATCTGGGTCTTCACTCCCTTCAGCACCGCGGACAGGAAAGCGCGGGAATAGTAACATCGGACGGCAGGCGGCTTTACGGAAAACGCGCAATGGGCCTGGTGGCGGATGTGTTTGACGAAGAATCGCTTAAAGATCTCCCCGGCACAAGCGCAATCGGGCATGTGCGTTACTCAACCTCCGGCTCCAGTTCCGCGAGCAACATACAGCCCATCGCCATAACACGCGCGGGTTCAGAAATGGCGGTTGCGCACAACGGCAATCTCACAAACGCTCTGACGATTAGAAATCAACTTGAAAAAGACGGGGCTATATTCCAGTCCACAACGGACACCGAGGTGGTTGTGCACTTGATGGCAAGGTCAAAAGAGCCGGAGATGCCTCAAAAAATTATTTACGCCCTGTCATTATGCAGGGGGGCGTATTCAATAGTGTTTCTGGACTCAAAACAACTGGTCGCGGCAAGAGACCCTTACGGATTCAGGCCCCTTGTTCTGGGCAAAGCCGGAGACTCCTATGTGGTGGCGTCTGAGACATGCGCGTTCGGCCTGATAAACGCCACATACGTAAGAGACATTGAGCCGGGGGAGATTGTGGTTATTGATGAGAAGGGAATTAAGTCCATAAAACCGTTTGCCCCGGAGCGCCCGGCCGCTTGCATTTTTGAATACATATACTTTTCGCGGCCAGACAGCGGTATGAACGGGCGCAATGTGTATCTGGTGAGAAAGGCTCTCGGCAAACAACTTGCCGTTGAGCACCCCGCCGATGCCGACATTGTTATTCCCGTTCCCGACTCCGGAGTCCCTGCGGCCATGGGATACGCCGAAGAGACGGGCATCCCTTATGAAACGGGTTTTTTGAGGAGTCATTATGTTGGAAGAACCTTTATTGAGCCGGAGCAGTCCATAAGAAACTTTGGCGTCAAACTCAAACTCAGCGCAATTGAGCAGGTGATTACAAATAAAAGAGTGGTTGTCGTGGATGACTCAATTGTCAGGGGGACAACCAGCAGAAAAATAATCAAAATGGTCAGGGACGCCGGGGCAAAAGAGATTCACATGAGAGTATGCTCGCCGCCCATGAGGTTTTCCTGCTACTACGGCATAGACACTCCCAACAAAGATGAACTGATAGCAAACTCGCTTGATGTGGACGGGATTAAGAACTACATAACCGCCGACTCTCTGGGGTATTTGAGCAAGGACGGAATAGACATTGCGGTGCAGGGCCTCCCTCGT
The window above is part of the Candidatus Dadabacteria bacterium genome. Proteins encoded here:
- a CDS encoding DUF1272 domain-containing protein, encoding MLEMKNECLQCNIKLEPTSDAMICSYECTYCLQCASENNGICKNCGGDLQLRPKRKQGEA
- a CDS encoding MoxR family ATPase, whose amino-acid sequence is MARQKQQQFEGTERYVATRDLILAVNASITLERPLLVKGEPGTGKTMLAFEIAEALGKSLITWHVKSTTTAQQGLYEYDAVARLRDSQLGDEKVKDIANYIEKGKLWDAFESKEQSVLLIDEIDKADIEFPNDLLLELDKMEFYCYELRKTVKAVNRPVVIITSNNEKELPDAFLRRCFFHYITFPDVETLKAIVEVHHPGLEKKLLNSALEIFYSLREIDGLKKKPSTSELIDWIKLLTAGKIAAGELEKFDITEEDPPYAGALIKNEQDYEMLQMLRYRMKR
- a CDS encoding enoyl-CoA hydratase/isomerase family protein is translated as MPWDIELTEKAALVSMNSNPVGVMNEGFFEDLRSAFSSLAEKHPSKPVVLASAAKTFSSGLDLDECVPLFRRGDKKEIDVWFERFFSSMVAVLEHPAPVIAAIGGHAIAGGCLLALCCDIRIAEEGKPRIGLNEETIGFPMPISLAALVTGALGTRRGKRIMKRGEIYNALDARELGIINRICLSGEAARTALAEAERLLNSDSGGKKAKAHITGKVRKLFNKEDRYRLAGRLSAPETIERLEALIQTLKKAKKGAKTIKEEETKAKKAAKPEEEGKKKKAAKTKKEVEVVKVRRRVRAKKTTEEAKEKKAETKKKTTKAPAKAKKG
- a CDS encoding GNAT family N-acetyltransferase, with the protein product MTDKNLAVRMARREDAGAMAQILIDIGWSERRNALAPEEVSEPIEKLISVSSSDPEGHTLLVAEDGGGGVVGFVNVHWVPFIMLAGYEGYVSDVFVSPSAAGTGAGTLLLSAVMDEGKRRDCFRLMVTNGKEKPSYKRGFYKKMGWTERPKVANFVYYYKEPWS
- the purF gene encoding amidophosphoribosyltransferase, which encodes MRSQLKEECGVFGIFGNKEAANLAYLGLHSLQHRGQESAGIVTSDGRRLYGKRAMGLVADVFDEESLKDLPGTSAIGHVRYSTSGSSSASNIQPIAITRAGSEMAVAHNGNLTNALTIRNQLEKDGAIFQSTTDTEVVVHLMARSKEPEMPQKIIYALSLCRGAYSIVFLDSKQLVAARDPYGFRPLVLGKAGDSYVVASETCAFGLINATYVRDIEPGEIVVIDEKGIKSIKPFAPERPAACIFEYIYFSRPDSGMNGRNVYLVRKALGKQLAVEHPADADIVIPVPDSGVPAAMGYAEETGIPYETGFLRSHYVGRTFIEPEQSIRNFGVKLKLSAIEQVITNKRVVVVDDSIVRGTTSRKIIKMVRDAGAKEIHMRVCSPPMRFSCYYGIDTPNKDELIANSLDVDGIKNYITADSLGYLSKDGIDIAVQGLPREKGCTKQEGYCYACFTGNYKVEVEDLSLSPAQMNLFAG
- a CDS encoding type II toxin-antitoxin system Phd/YefM family antitoxin encodes the protein MKTELVTTLKRQATKILADLRKTKEPVLITEHGKPSAYLVDVGDYEMTQRRVDMLEKLLEAEMDIASGRVYTQEEMEAEFEKKWPE
- the purL gene encoding phosphoribosylformylglycinamidine synthase subunit PurL is translated as MCKPFDDREARRVYNQTRIFRPMPQNPSETNCSSEAEALEHGLSSQEYSLIQKTLGREPNRVETGILGAMWSEHCSYKSSRVHLSKFPTEGKAVVHGPGENAGVMDIGGGLCVVFKMESHNHPSFIEPCQGAATGVGGILRDIFTMGARPVAILDSLRFGDPSLDKTRFLVDGVVSGIAEYGNCVGVPTVGGEIDFDECYNGNPLVNVLAVGIARKDGIFTGCAAGVGNSVIYVGSKTGRDGIKGAVMASDVFGDETSSDRPTVQIGDPFTEKLLIEACMELFETDAVVGIQDMGAAGLTSSSAEMAERSGNGIWIECGKIPRREEGMTPYEIMLSESQERMLAVIKKGREDDARKVFEKWGLDFSVIGRVTGDNRLVVAENGEPVADLPVNLIADAPKYSRPMKKPASPPPSPSPIPEGGEKENFIRMLSSPSCASKRWIYGQYDHMVGTATVLPPGGSDASVIRIRGEAKGLALTSNCNSRYCLLNPREGAKAAVAESARNIACVGARPLGITDCLNFGNPENPEVMWQFSEAVEGISEAAEYFSTPVVSGNVSLYNETAGVSINPTPIIGMVGIIDDISKTVAKRFRDEGDLIFIAGRTFEDMGGSLFSALLAGEVAGEPPSVNLESEMGLVLSLVECCGKGIIKSAHDVSEGGLGIALAECCFSGIDGNVGFSVLLDGVCPGVGNGNVILFSESQARAVVTSSPENEKQITDVFLSHKIPFQKVGVVTGDGVMEFEGMFSTGLREAMGLWLEGFEKSLTRRTV
- a CDS encoding site-specific DNA-methyltransferase, which translates into the protein MPVSEFIDTIKRGNCVELMQTMPGECVDLIVTDPPFAIDFKASRANYNRKESRVIEGYNEIKGNDYQTFTLNWLSQASRVLKQSGSMYVFSGWNHLKEILIAIDECGLTTINHLIWKYQFGVTTKRKYVTSHYHCLFLCKDDSKRRFYPFSRFGKEEKTANGGSAHYKDKEDVWDIKREYWQGDKKTPTKLPAEIIEKILDYSSKEGDLVLDPFLGSGQVAVVSKMRNRRYAGFEIVREYYEFALERLNSGNYRVKDDNEEDFDEERVGLFAL
- a CDS encoding type II toxin-antitoxin system RelE/ParE family toxin, with amino-acid sequence MARIIWSERARNDLRDVVDFISFDNPVAAQVLHSKILSGVKRLGDFPHSGRKVPELREYLPNFREIVVTPCRVIYKVKNEKVYVLRVIRTERALRLYMLGSDSGERKKVLHEGR